The following coding sequences lie in one Arachis hypogaea cultivar Tifrunner chromosome 9, arahy.Tifrunner.gnm2.J5K5, whole genome shotgun sequence genomic window:
- the LOC112710064 gene encoding uncharacterized protein, with translation MDRFSALPKIILHDILVRLPDKDAAKTSVLSKAWNDTWFSFPNLSVCSEDFFSEDDVPTGNRQRFRKLDILINYVTKRLLRLRDQRLAIKKFKLDLQNLDDLTHVSHHVDQWIQMVCESGVQVLELYLNDDCVRWYELPLCVIEAKSLIELELLGGIKIDQELLKHSMKFSSVKMLFLSRVLFTDESAIEYLISHCPLTERFIMGVCYIYNHLRTEHPPADRIEKVESLSLQGLQKLKEVDVEGIQEVHIDSPNLEELCYQAWDLNAPFKLNFDSCTNLRCLQLCNLKDTAIADKWFFELFSKFPFIESLKLFDCSMSERINISSPRLKILQLMFCSKLKEVNVDAPNLLLFDYRGDDKPVISFMRSSNQLEVNISTYVDFRHFYSLREFTQNMPQVILASLSLSIGHSFPDDDPYMPALLVSSTTPPSIKHLVLSEYSPPDSEALYSQLLMNYLLSSCFPKTISFKYHGRFSFIEFFYEKLMGSEKGECYCSSGDRKCWWHALKIVSISCSFMTDENADFKAMLDASARSFEEKTITFSLEL, from the exons ATGGACCGGTTCTCTGCTCTGCCGAAAATTATACTTCATGACATTCTTGTACGGCTGCCTGACAAAGATGCTGCCAAGACTAGTGTTTTGTCAAAGGCATGGAATGACACATGGTTTTCATTTCCCAATCTATCTGTTTGCAGTGAGGATTTTTTCTCTGAAGATGATGTACCCACAGGAAATAGACAAAGGTTTAGGAAATTGGACATTCTCATTAATTATGTTACAAAAAGATTGCTGAGGCTACGTGACCAACGCTTAGCAATCAAAAAATTTAAGCTTGATTTGCAAAATTTAGACGACCTTACGCATGTGTCCCACCATGTTGATCAGTGGATACAGATGGTCTGTGAAAGTGGCGTCCAAGTACTAGAACTTTACCTTAATGATGACTGTGTCAGATGGTATGAACTTCCACTTTGTGTCATTGAAGCCAAGTCACTTATTGAGTTGGAGTTGCTCGGGGGAATCAAAATTGACCAAGAACTTCTAAAGCATTCCATGAAGTTTTCTTCCGTGAAAATGCTATTTTTAAGTCGTGTACTTTTCACAGATGAATCGGCTATTGAGTATCTCATTTCTCATTGTCCTCTTACTGAACGTTTCATCATGGGTGTTTGTTACATATATAACCATCTAAGGACAGAACATCCTCCAGCGGACAGGATCGAAAAGGTGGAATCATTATCCCTGCAGGGTTTACAAAAGCTCAAGGAAGTTGATgttgaaggaatacaagaagtacATATTGATTCTCCAAATCTTGAGGAGCTATGCTATCAAGCTTGGGATCTCAATGCACCGTTCAAGCTGAATTTTGATAGTTGCACAAATTTAAGGtgtttgcaattatgtaattTAAAGGACACTGCTATTGCAGACAAGTGGTTTTTTGAATTGTTTTCTAAGTTTCCTTTTATTGAGAGCTTGAAACTATTTGATTGCTCTATGTCTGAGAGGATTAATatttcgagtcctcgactcaaGATCTTGCAGTTAATGTTTTGCTCTAAGTTGAAGGAGGTCAATGTTGATGCTccaaatttgttattatttgacTATCGTGGTGATGACAAACCTGTTATATCTTTTATGAGAAGTTCTAATCAACTTGAAGTCAATATTTCTACCTATGTGGATTTTCGGCACTTTTATAGCTTGAGGGAATTTACCCAGAATATGCCACAAGTGATTTTGGCATCACTTTCCCTCTCTATTGGACATTCATTTCCT GATGATGATCCATACATGCCTGCATTGCTAGTTTCCTCCACTACTCCTCCAAGTATCAAACATTTGGTGTTGAGCGAATATTCACCTCCGGATAGTGAAGCTCTCTATAGCCAACTACTTATGAATTACTTGCTTTCAAGTTGCTTCCCAAAAACAATTTCATTCAAATATCATGGTCGTTTCTCATTCATTGAG ttCTTCTATGAGAAGCTGATGGGCAGTGAAAAGGGAGAGTGCTATTGCAGTTCAGGTGATAGAAAGTGTTGGTGGCATGCCTTGAAGATTGTCAGCATCTCTTGTTCATTCATGACTGATGAGAACGCTGACTTTAAGGCCATGCTTGATGCGTCAGCGAGATCTTTTGAGGAGAAAACAATCACTTTTAGCTTAGAGCTGTAA